The following coding sequences lie in one Mycobacterium sp. Z3061 genomic window:
- a CDS encoding alpha/beta hydrolase, with amino-acid sequence MDTQHVRWTPSGVRLRLHRCHDGDVNWLFLPGGPGIGSESLRELVDAVAVPGCSWLVDLPGDGSNTNAPGAPADPYRLWPEVSLEAAQAVDRPVYVGHSTGGEYLLATAALDGMLEGIVLISTAPDASWMPAYEEMTINNPLPGVAEATARYDADPTNENLRELAVQSAPWNFPASSLATGAELLRRMPYNVRAAQWSDRHFDRDYELAWWPTTLPTLIVSGSADRIVTQTLWQPDRFHTHNVIWSVIPEAGHFPWIERPDAVRDAFAQLAQRIGINRSPSAPD; translated from the coding sequence ATGGATACCCAACATGTCCGTTGGACGCCGTCGGGCGTCCGGTTGCGTCTGCACCGATGTCACGACGGCGATGTGAATTGGCTCTTCCTGCCGGGCGGCCCGGGCATCGGCTCGGAATCCCTGCGGGAACTCGTCGACGCCGTGGCCGTGCCCGGATGCTCTTGGCTCGTCGACCTGCCCGGCGACGGTTCCAACACCAACGCTCCCGGCGCGCCGGCTGATCCTTACCGCCTGTGGCCAGAGGTGTCACTCGAAGCGGCTCAGGCTGTCGACCGTCCGGTCTATGTCGGACATTCCACCGGCGGCGAATATCTGCTGGCGACGGCCGCGCTGGACGGGATGCTCGAAGGCATCGTCCTGATCAGCACCGCTCCTGACGCGTCGTGGATGCCGGCCTACGAAGAGATGACCATCAACAACCCGTTGCCTGGCGTCGCAGAGGCCACCGCCCGTTACGACGCGGATCCCACCAACGAGAACCTGCGCGAACTCGCCGTGCAATCCGCGCCGTGGAATTTTCCGGCCAGTAGCCTCGCCACGGGTGCCGAATTACTGCGAAGAATGCCCTACAACGTAAGGGCCGCGCAGTGGTCGGACCGTCATTTCGACCGTGACTACGAATTGGCTTGGTGGCCAACCACATTGCCGACTCTGATCGTGAGCGGCTCAGCAGACAGGATCGTCACGCAGACGCTCTGGCAGCCCGACCGCTTTCACACTCACAACGTGATCTGGAGTGTCATACCCGAGGCGGGCCACTTTCCGTGGATAGAGCGACCCGACGCGGTACGGGACGCCTTTGCCCAACTCGCGCAACGCATCGGCATCAACCGGTCACCGAGCGCTCCAGACTGA
- a CDS encoding SRPBCC family protein has product MNSECFTVSRTIAAPPTTIFAMLADPSRHRETEPTDWVRDAVDAQPITGIGQIFSMNMYLEAAGGDYVTYNLVTEFEKDHAIAWMPGRLDDAGNHAAGGWFWRYELAPNGDRTDVTLTYDWAATSPEFREQIGGMPPFPEDYLGASLVSLERSVTG; this is encoded by the coding sequence ATGAATAGCGAATGCTTCACGGTCAGCCGAACCATTGCGGCCCCGCCGACGACGATTTTCGCGATGTTGGCCGACCCGAGCCGTCATCGCGAAACCGAGCCCACCGACTGGGTTCGCGACGCCGTCGACGCCCAACCGATCACCGGTATCGGCCAGATCTTCAGCATGAACATGTATCTCGAGGCCGCCGGCGGCGACTACGTCACCTACAACCTGGTTACCGAGTTCGAGAAGGACCACGCCATCGCCTGGATGCCGGGCCGGCTCGACGACGCAGGCAATCATGCTGCGGGCGGCTGGTTCTGGCGCTACGAACTGGCTCCGAACGGCGACCGCACTGACGTCACGCTCACCTATGACTGGGCAGCCACGTCACCGGAGTTCCGGGAACAGATCGGCGGTATGCCGCCTTTCCCCGAGGATTATCTGGGCGCCTCGCTGGTCAGTCTGGAGCGCTCGGTGACCGGTTGA
- a CDS encoding DUF899 family protein: protein MLEAKPPIVDQQTWRAELDELRKREKAATRELDAIAAQRRRLPMVRLPDYTLIGADGPVRLAEMFGSRSQLIVYHHMWSPGAEWQCAGCTGFTSQFTRLEFLDNYDARFVIVTNGPIDEALAYRRKVGNQMQWYSSSDSSFGADMDAPPGGGFAVNVFLRDGDSVYRTWHTNGRGTEQLSHTFALIDILPWGRQEEWLDSPPGWPSRPTYSGWSGSPDIARAYGSEDDDE, encoded by the coding sequence ATGCTTGAAGCAAAGCCGCCGATCGTCGATCAGCAGACCTGGCGCGCGGAGCTCGACGAGCTGCGCAAGCGCGAGAAAGCCGCGACCCGGGAACTGGATGCGATCGCCGCCCAGCGGCGCCGCCTGCCGATGGTGCGGTTGCCCGACTACACGCTGATCGGCGCCGACGGCCCGGTCCGCCTGGCCGAAATGTTCGGCAGCCGCTCTCAGCTCATCGTCTACCACCACATGTGGTCGCCCGGAGCGGAGTGGCAGTGCGCCGGCTGCACCGGGTTCACCTCGCAGTTCACCCGGCTCGAGTTCCTCGACAACTACGACGCCCGCTTCGTGATCGTCACCAACGGACCGATCGACGAGGCGCTCGCGTACCGGCGCAAGGTCGGCAACCAGATGCAGTGGTACTCGTCTTCGGACAGCTCGTTCGGGGCTGACATGGACGCTCCGCCGGGCGGCGGCTTCGCTGTCAACGTGTTCCTGCGCGATGGTGACAGCGTCTACCGCACCTGGCACACTAATGGCCGCGGAACCGAGCAGCTCAGCCATACTTTCGCGCTGATCGACATCCTGCCCTGGGGGAGGCAGGAGGAATGGCTCGATTCGCCGCCAGGGTGGCCGTCACGGCCCACCTACTCCGGGTGGTCCGGCTCGCCCGATATCGCGCGCGCCTACGGATCGGAGGACGACGATGAATAG
- a CDS encoding cyclopropane mycolic acid synthase family methyltransferase — protein MSQELKPHFDDVQAHYDLSDDFFRLFLDPTQTYSCAYFERDDMTLEQAQIAKIDLSLGKLGLQPGMTLLDVGCGWGATMRRAIEKYDVNVVGLTLSKNQAAHVQQTFDEMDTARSRRVLLQGWEQFTEPVDRIVSIGAFEHFGRDRYQDFFSLAYKLLPADGVMLLHTITGLTRQQLSETGLPISMNHIRFVKFILTEIFPGGQLPDTDMVAGFSEAAGFTLTRRQSLQQHYAMTLDRWAAALGARRDEAVAIQSQEVYDRYMKYLTGCADHFRTGYIDVNQFTLEK, from the coding sequence TTGTCCCAGGAACTCAAGCCGCACTTTGACGATGTGCAGGCACATTACGACCTGTCCGACGATTTCTTCCGGCTGTTTCTGGACCCGACCCAGACATACAGCTGCGCCTACTTCGAGCGCGACGACATGACGCTGGAACAGGCGCAGATCGCCAAGATCGACCTGTCGCTGGGCAAGCTGGGCCTGCAACCCGGAATGACGCTGCTGGACGTCGGCTGCGGCTGGGGCGCGACCATGCGCAGGGCCATCGAGAAATACGACGTCAACGTCGTCGGCCTGACTCTGTCCAAGAACCAGGCCGCGCACGTGCAGCAGACATTCGACGAAATGGACACGGCACGCAGCCGTCGCGTGCTGCTGCAAGGCTGGGAACAGTTCACCGAGCCGGTGGACCGCATTGTGTCGATCGGCGCGTTCGAGCACTTCGGCCGCGATCGCTACCAGGATTTCTTTTCGCTGGCTTACAAACTGCTGCCGGCCGACGGTGTGATGCTGCTGCACACCATCACCGGATTGACTCGCCAGCAACTGAGCGAGACTGGTCTGCCCATCTCCATGAATCACATCCGGTTCGTGAAATTCATTCTCACTGAGATCTTCCCGGGCGGCCAGTTGCCGGATACGGATATGGTGGCGGGGTTCTCGGAAGCGGCCGGTTTCACGCTGACCAGGCGTCAGTCGTTGCAGCAGCACTACGCGATGACCCTCGATCGGTGGGCCGCAGCGCTCGGGGCAAGGCGCGACGAAGCCGTGGCAATTCAGTCCCAAGAGGTCTATGACCGATATATGAAATACCTGACCGGCTGCGCCGATCATTTCCGCACCGGGTATATAGACGTCAATCAGTTCACCCTGGAAAAATAG
- a CDS encoding class I SAM-dependent methyltransferase, whose protein sequence is MSDDDTGSTARLFALAEQVRGFMPSDEGQALYDAALRYLDGGVGVEIGTYCGKSALLLGAAAQRSGSVLYTIDHHHGSEEHQAGWEFHDSSLVDEVTGLFDTLPTFRRTLDAAALDDHVVAIVGRSPVVARGWRSPVQFLFIDGGHTEAAAARDFEGWAKWVVPGGGLIIHDVFPDPNDGGRAPYQIYCRALASGQFREVGATGSLRVLERTGGRTGEPVET, encoded by the coding sequence ATGAGCGATGACGACACGGGTTCCACCGCGCGTCTGTTCGCGCTTGCCGAGCAGGTGCGGGGCTTCATGCCGAGCGACGAAGGGCAGGCGCTGTACGACGCCGCGCTGCGTTATCTGGACGGCGGCGTCGGCGTGGAGATCGGCACGTATTGCGGCAAGTCAGCGCTGCTGCTCGGTGCAGCTGCGCAGCGGAGCGGCAGCGTGCTCTACACGATCGATCATCATCATGGGTCCGAAGAGCATCAGGCCGGCTGGGAGTTCCACGACTCGTCGCTGGTCGACGAGGTGACCGGGCTTTTCGATACACTGCCGACGTTCCGCCGCACGCTGGACGCCGCCGCCCTCGACGACCACGTCGTGGCCATCGTCGGCAGGTCACCGGTCGTTGCCCGGGGATGGCGCTCGCCGGTGCAGTTCCTCTTCATCGACGGTGGCCACACCGAGGCCGCCGCTGCCCGCGACTTCGAGGGCTGGGCGAAGTGGGTGGTCCCGGGCGGGGGCCTGATCATTCACGATGTGTTTCCCGACCCCAACGACGGGGGTCGCGCCCCATACCAGATCTATTGTCGCGCACTAGCTTCCGGTCAGTTCCGGGAAGTCGGGGCGACTGGTTCGCTGCGGGTGCTGGAACGCACCGGCGGCCGGACC